GAGAAATAATGGTAAAAGGAACAGAAGCATATAATAAAATTGTAGAATATTTTGGAAAAGAAATTTTAAAGGAAGACGGAGAAATTGACAGAAAAAAATTGGGTAATATTGTGTTTGCTGACAGAAGGAAGCTTAAAAAATTAAACGAAATTACTCATCCTATAATAATAGAGCGGATAAAAGAAAAAATAGAAGAAGAAAGAAAAAAAAATCAGCAAAATGCAATTGTATTAGATGCAGCTCTTTTAATTGAAATGAAACTTTATAAAATGGTAGATGAGGTTTGGCTAGTAGTAGTAGATTCAAAAACTCAAATAAAGAGGGTTATGGAAAGGGATAAACTTTCTTATAAAGATGCAATAAACCGAATAAAAAGTCAAATGCCTTTGGATGAAAAGATGAAGTACGCAGATTTTATAATAAACAATAGCAAAGATTTTAAAGCTATGGAAAAACAAGTTACACTATTTTGGGGAAGATTTGCAACATAAATCATAATATCGGAGGAGTTACTTTGAGGAAAAAAGTTGCGGTAATATTTTTGATATTAGTAGGTCTTTTGTTTACTTACGAGTTAAATACTCATTATTTTTTAAAAAAAATTTATCCTCTTAAATACCACAATTATGTAGTTTATTACGCAAAAGAGTATGGCGTAGACCCCTATCTTATTTTTGCTGTAATAAAAGTAGAAAGTAATTTTAAAAGTGATGCAATTTCTAGCAAAAATGCTATAGGATTAATGCAAATTTTACCAGATACTGGAAGATGGATTGCCAATAAAGTAGGGATAAAAAACTACAGCGATGATATGCTTTTTGAGCCTAAATACAATATTCAGATGGGGACATGGTATTTGACTTATCTTCTTAAAACTTTTAATGGAAATATACAGTTAGCTGTAGCAGCTTATAACGGAGGTAGTGGAAATGTAGATGCATGGCTTAAAGACAAGAGATTTTCCAAAGATGGGAAACAGCTACATGCTGTTCCTTATCCTGAGACAAATAGATATATAAAAAAGGTGTTAGCAGTTTATCAGATATATAAATTTATATATGAAACTAAAAGTTGATATGAATATACAAAAAAAGCTGAAAAATTGGTATAATAGTATCGTTAAAAAAGAAAATAAAAAGGGAGGACACAAATGAAACTATTAAAGCATTTAAAAGACTTAAATGAAGTAAAAATTGAAAAGGATAGGGAGTTTTTCTCAGCTACTCATGAAGAAATAAAAAATGCATGGACTACAGATGTGTATTTTTTAAGAACCCAGGATATTTTGTCATATCTTGGTGTACAAGATAAAATAGTCACAGCGGAGATATTTCCAAGAAAAAAAGGAGTTTTTGCAGGGTTACCAGAAGTAATGAGTTTACTTAAAGACAAAAATGTGGAAGTATGGTCTTTGGAAGAAGGGGACACTTTTGAAGCTAAAGATACAGTAATGAGGATAAAAGGGCCTTATAGTGAGTTTGGAATTTATGAGACGGCAATATTAGGAATTCTTGCAAGTTCTTCCGGTTGGGCAACAGCAGCAAGGGAGCTTAAAGAAGTTGCCAAAGACAAACCAATATTATGTTTTGGTGCAAGGCATGTACATCCAGCTGTGGCACCTGTGATGGAAAGGGCGGCTTTAGTAGGAGGGGCAGATGATGCCAGCTGTATTTTAGGTGCAAAATTAATGGGGAAAGACCCTAAAGGGACAGTACCTCATGCTGCTTTTTTGCTTGCAGGAGATACATTAGAAGTGGCGAAAGCTTACAGAGATATAACTCCCCTTGATGAAAAGATAACCATTTTAGTTGATACTTTTAAAGACGAAGTGGAAGAGGCTTTGAGGGTTGCTGAATTTTTAGGGGATAGATTATACGGAGTAAGACTTGATACTCCATCAGAAAGAGGTGGAGTTACACCTAGTTTAGTGTATGAACTAAGGCAAAGATTAAATCAAAAAGGATTTACAAATGTAAAAATTATAGTTTCTGGAGGTTTAAACCCAGAACGGGTAGCAGAACTTTCTGAAAGTGGAGCAGATGCTTTTGGAGTAGGAAGTTACATATCTGATGCTCAACCTATTGATATGACAATGGATATAAAAGAAGTGGAAGGAGTACCTATTGCTAAAAGAGGGAGAATTCCTGGAATTATCGAAAATAAAAAATTGAAAAAGATAAAATAGTTTTCGGAGATGATAGTTAATGAGAAAATTTATTATATTATCTTTCATTTTGATGTTTATTTTTACAGGATGCAAAACTACTCCGCAAAATATGGTAAATTTACCTCAAGCATCTGAGGACAAAACTAAGATTGAAGAAGAAAAGCCAGTAGAGGGTGGCACTTTAAGAGTAAATATTACTTCTTTTGATACATTAAATCCTTTTTTGAATGACAATGAGAGAGTAAGGCAAATGTTAAATTTGTCATTGGAAGGATTAGTTACCTTGGATAAAACTTTAAAACCTATTCCTCAATTAGCAGAAAACTGGCAGATAAATGGACTTAATATAAAATTTTATTTAAAAAAGAATGTTAAATGGCAGGATGGAGTAAGTTTTACAGCTAATGATGTAAAATTTACTTTTGATTCTTTTAAAAATAAGGATGTAAAAAGTCCTTATAGGGATATTCTCATTAACTATCTCTCCTCTTATAAGACAAAT
The sequence above is a segment of the Thermoanaerobacter ethanolicus JW 200 genome. Coding sequences within it:
- the coaE gene encoding dephospho-CoA kinase (Dephospho-CoA kinase (CoaE) performs the final step in coenzyme A biosynthesis.) — its product is MQVIGLTGGIASGKSTVSKLLKKMGAVIIDADIVSREIMVKGTEAYNKIVEYFGKEILKEDGEIDRKKLGNIVFADRRKLKKLNEITHPIIIERIKEKIEEERKKNQQNAIVLDAALLIEMKLYKMVDEVWLVVVDSKTQIKRVMERDKLSYKDAINRIKSQMPLDEKMKYADFIINNSKDFKAMEKQVTLFWGRFAT
- a CDS encoding lytic transglycosylase domain-containing protein; translated protein: MRKKVAVIFLILVGLLFTYELNTHYFLKKIYPLKYHNYVVYYAKEYGVDPYLIFAVIKVESNFKSDAISSKNAIGLMQILPDTGRWIANKVGIKNYSDDMLFEPKYNIQMGTWYLTYLLKTFNGNIQLAVAAYNGGSGNVDAWLKDKRFSKDGKQLHAVPYPETNRYIKKVLAVYQIYKFIYETKS
- a CDS encoding nicotinate phosphoribosyltransferase, whose amino-acid sequence is MKLLKHLKDLNEVKIEKDREFFSATHEEIKNAWTTDVYFLRTQDILSYLGVQDKIVTAEIFPRKKGVFAGLPEVMSLLKDKNVEVWSLEEGDTFEAKDTVMRIKGPYSEFGIYETAILGILASSSGWATAARELKEVAKDKPILCFGARHVHPAVAPVMERAALVGGADDASCILGAKLMGKDPKGTVPHAAFLLAGDTLEVAKAYRDITPLDEKITILVDTFKDEVEEALRVAEFLGDRLYGVRLDTPSERGGVTPSLVYELRQRLNQKGFTNVKIIVSGGLNPERVAELSESGADAFGVGSYISDAQPIDMTMDIKEVEGVPIAKRGRIPGIIENKKLKKIK